CATCCTTCATCAGCCTTCCAGGACTGTCACCTATGTAAGCCTGAGAAAGGGAAAGCGCAAGACCGTAAGGTCAGTTACCCAGCGCTTTATGCGTCTTCACTGTGGACTGTGGATACGGAAAAAGGTATTTTGGAgagccgttaaaaaaaaaaaaaaaaactttctggaTCTATACGACAAGTGGATGGGGCTAATCAGTGTTTATATGTGTGTCCTGGGGTCCCCCTCGCCCTCCTGCAAAGCCATAACGTTACCCTAGTGGCAGTGAACATATTCGTAACCTCATGGCACTACACTATTAAGACCTTATTAGGACATTTTGTGTAAAAGGGGTGTCCCTACTGCTCATCATTTGGATCAGCGGAGTTTCTATGTAATTTACTAAACGGGGCAAACCAAGCGAGCGAGCTTGACTTACTAAATACAGCATCGGACATAACTACAGAACCAGACTTGAACTTGATAAATAAATATTGGGCCAGAAAACAGGTCCCCAAAACTGCAAGCTATAGATACAcatgcagtgcccccccccccccagtaatagatCCATAGactgtgccccctgtagtaaTAGATCAAGACGTTTGGAATATTGGCTATAGTGAGTTTGCCTCCTAAAGACGCAGATGCGATTGCTTCTTCTATAATGTGGAGTAGATGACCTGCACCATCCAGTGGTTGAAGCGGGGATAAGTGGGATCACCATGATACACCCGTCAATCAACACTGTGAACGCAGATGTCTCTTTAACCATTACCAAGAACAGCACCATGCTTTGTACAGTGGCAGTTATTGGTAGTGCAGCTCAGCCCCATCCACTTGAATAGGAGTAAGATGTCTGGTAATGAATCGATTGTATGGAATAACATGGGAACAGGGGGAATATGCAGATTGAAAATCGCTACTCATTGTTCTATTGGATGAGCCTTTAATAATATGCAAATCTTAATGCTAATGTCCACTGACAGGCTGGTTACAAAAAGAAGCTGTGGAAGAAGCCGGCCCGCAGGAAGAAGCGTCTTCGAGAAATTGTGTTCTGTAACAAAACGCAGAGCAAACTGCTAGACAAGATGACCACCGACTTCTGGAAGAGGCGGAACTGGTACATCAATGACCCCTACCAGAAATACCACGACCGCACCAACCTGAAAGTATAAACCTCATGTATTCATCACATTCTAACTGTAAAGTTTAATAAAGTAAATTTAATCCAAAAATTATCCTTTTGACTCTCACTGTGATTTGTTATAATTTTAATTCGTTGAGAATAGCACCACCCCGGCtaacaggttgtgtgtggtattgcagatcCGTTTTATTTTCTTAGCAGAGCTGAACTTAACGACCAGACAACAGTAaggtcccttccacacttgcgttgcagatcacgtcagagtttgatcagggtgcgatcagggtttggtcagtgaaaaatgtgcattttgcatcagagtgcaatcagttttcagtcagagtttgttcagtgtgaaatggactcaggactgagctctatcttttctatggcaattcatGCGTGacaaacgcattgcacttgcattgaacTTGCATGtacctcagagtgcaatgcgtttttgatgcgtttccatagacttgtatggtgcgtttttcatgcgcgtgacttgcaaaagtagagcatgtaaagatttaaacgcgcgttaaaaaaaaacgcacgtgtgtgcgtgaaaaaaaaatgcaagtctgagaagacccattggttacaaagggtcagagtgcaatgcaagttctgcgcgtcaaaagcatgcgcagaaaatgtgcgtgaaaaacgcaagtgtgaaatggGCCTAAGGGGgtgatgcagttttttttttccctgtaggACTGTCTAAGGGTGTATTCACACATATGGCCACatgtactaaaaacagtgcagtcttaaatatgtgcagtgtagtgtgcagggggcgccagatttaggatttctgccgcacgttcttcatgaatctttcccttgcactgctccgacagagtgcaccaactttttttggtgcacctttaacatgggcatgtgcaaggtccttagtaaatgtgtcccattgcgTTTTCAAACCCAATCTAAAGGCTCCACTCCTGATTCACATTTTACTAAATACCCtggaaatgcaatgttaacgcagaTGTATGATTGGGGGAGGAGCTTTTCAATTGGaattcaaaatgcaatgtgtgaatgcggcctaaagCTGTGTTTGCACATGACGTGTACATTCTGCTTAGAAACCCAATACACAGTTGAGGAGATGGATGTAATGTCACCAGGGATGTCGTTTTTAGCGGCTTACTGGCTCAATTAGGTTGTGCTacgctaaggccgcggtcacgcgTAGCGttaagcgtccgtcataacgcgacgctagcgcacagggggaggtcctcggcccgaacgcacatgaacggacgtctagcggtacgtgtgactgcggcctaaaaatgtctgtcagcattctgaatcatttcagtactttatataagcttcattcatattacctggctccctgccagcaaaacGTAATGAGTCCTGGAGGAGGGGTAGCTGCAGcaacattcttcctctacttcaCACCATTACCCTCCCTCCACTGGCTGCTAAATGCACATGACAGGGAAGGTGGGGGGGAGCGGGGGAGACTGATACCGGCTGCAGCTTAAACCCACCAttgatattgtatgtgtgtataggggAAGTGGGGTGTTATGAACAGGATAACTAAATAACACTttcactaattcactgttaacaaaaacgcagcatttcacagatataattccagcctgtctctttcagtcctggtgtttacaagttgggttgtccctggatacaactgtaaatcttctgactatggtcggattcttcttatgaatagcttctcttgtctgcacactgcatttctctctgcctcctgcattaGAAgaacagctcagacacaggcacttcctgccggcaagcagcagcatgcagagacttactctgcaATCAACAGACAAGAAAAGATCTTTTTAGCAGAgttttgtgttttattgattaggtgactTAGAGATaacagtgtcattgtgttttatatccactttgtagatctcatcatctctgatctgtctcatccctaTTTGTACAAGGTTCAGATACtacatgaaagtgtatataaacctgtaccctgataatctaagcacattgtcagcacacagcatctcatagcactagagggatcatgaaatgtctgctcagagtgtccctgcccacactctggaatattacactgacctgtCTAGGGAGTGAGCAGTTACAACTGATGTTATTAGATTAATATCAACCTTAATTCAAAGCCATCATGCAAGTTTCCAGGACTTTTCTGGAATgactcccttctcagagctgtttaaccaaacacagggagatctCAGATGTAACcttatgcagcctccatagacacacactgtaccccccactaaAATTTGGCCATAGAGGACCTGCACAGGTCCTGGAGTCGCATGGCAATGAATACACCAAATTCCACATCGGGGAACTTGTATGCACCCATGACTTGTGATTGCTGGGCGCCCTGAATTCAAGCCGCTGATTGGTTCCTATGGAGGACAACATCCCGCCCCCTCCTCGCCGCCGCTCTGCCAAGGACACTGACAGCACGTGCGGGATCCGGAAGTGGAGCGTACCACATTGTTGTGCAAGAGGGGGGGGTGTAAATTGTCACTATCTTCTAGGTTTCAGACAGCAGTGACACCGAATAATCACACAGAGCGGGAGCGGCCCGTTATCCACAGGCATATTGGGGATTGGATAGAGTAAAGGAGAGGATATCAGACTCCCCCTGTCTGCTCCTGCAGGTGGTGCGGTCCTGTCGTGGTGTCATGGCGCTGCCCTGTGTGAGGCTGGGGGCTGTGCGGCTCCGTGCTGGGACATTGATCAGGTAGTGATGGCGGCGGCCCCGCTACAGGGAGGgtcgtgtgtgtgtatgtagtggaCATGGAGCCGGTGTCCTGGTGACATCTGTGTGTAATCCAGGTCATGGAGCCTGCATGTGACATGTGCAGAGCCTAGGTGTCTGACCTGTGACCTCAGGATGACCCCATCCTCAGGAGCAGTAATGATAATCAGATAGTTGGGGGTCCATCAGCAGAGACCCGTGCAGGCTTTCCATTATATGTGACTGGACTGCACACCGC
The DNA window shown above is from Engystomops pustulosus chromosome 1, aEngPut4.maternal, whole genome shotgun sequence and carries:
- the MRPL35 gene encoding large ribosomal subunit protein bL35m isoform X2 — translated: MVAVIVLYGPWPRRFPQSAAGASGLLRPLVIPCVSSNVRHVSALCSPLARSTNGALLPAAQRLAPTQSCAILSKVTPLLPSILHQPSRTVTYVSLRKGKRKTVRSVTQRFMRLHCGLWIRKKAGYKKKLWKKPARRKKRLREIVFCNKTQSKLLDKMTTDFWKRRNWYINDPYQKYHDRTNLKV
- the MRPL35 gene encoding large ribosomal subunit protein bL35m isoform X1, which gives rise to MALPCGPLRAACVRTGALLSPWPRRFPQSAAGASGLLRPLVIPCVSSNVRHVSALCSPLARSTNGALLPAAQRLAPTQSCAILSKVTPLLPSILHQPSRTVTYVSLRKGKRKTVRSVTQRFMRLHCGLWIRKKAGYKKKLWKKPARRKKRLREIVFCNKTQSKLLDKMTTDFWKRRNWYINDPYQKYHDRTNLKV